One Salmo trutta chromosome 12, fSalTru1.1, whole genome shotgun sequence genomic region harbors:
- the LOC115204149 gene encoding leucine-rich repeat transmembrane neuronal protein 4 isoform X2 gives MGSRLCDGRPAHLILLLLLVLQAMVPLCSGERTCPHSCRCEGKIVHCESAGFLDVPENISVGCQGLSLRYNDLHTLLPYQFAHLNQLLWLYMDHNQISSLDSRVFQGVRRLKELILSSNKISQLHNATFHGVPNLRSLDLSYNKLQVLQPGQFHGLKKLQNLHLRSNGLTIVPIRAFLECRSLEFLDLGYNRLRALTRTTFLGLQRLMELHLEHNQFSRINFFLFPRLANLRALYLQWNRIRAVNQGLPWTWHTLQKLDLSGNEIQTLDPAVFHCLPNLQTLNLESNKLSNVSQEAVSAWISLNSINLAGNVWDCGTGICPLVAWLRNFRGTKDTTMICSSPKQLQGEKIMEATRNNGICEEADYFQTETPSPTPDFIETTPDPTPAPTSPLPPLPPPTTLAPLPPPRPQSPPRPTFPSRVRIDPRDSPPRAPPSLLSLVVTQPPEPEHMSFHKVVVGSVALFFTMSLVLTVIYVLWRRYPNAARLLQQRSVVGRKRRKKSPEPEQNLSSQLQEYYMSYNPAATPEGLEVLGNGTGSCTCTISGSRECE, from the exons GTTCCAGGCTGTGTGATGGACGACCGGCGCACCtcatcctcctcctgctccttgtCCTCCAGGCCATGGTGCCGCTCTGCTCTGGTGAACGCACCTGCCCTCACAGCTGCCGTTGTGAGGGGAAGATAGTCCACTGCGAGTCAGCTGGCTTCTTGGACGTCCCTGAGAACATCTCAGTGGGCTGCCAGGGCCTCTCTCTTCGCTACAACGACCTGCACACGCTGCTCCCCTACCAGTTTGCCCACCTCAACCAGCTCCTCTGGCTCTACATGGACCACAACCAGATCTCTTCTCTAGACAGTCGGGTCTTCCAGGGAGTCCGCAGGCTTAAAGAGCTGATCCTCAGCTCCAACAAGATCTCTCAGCTCCACAACGCCACCTTCCACGGGGTGCCCAACCTCCGCAGCCTGGACCTGTCCTACAACAAGCTGCAGGTGCTTCAGCCGGGGCAGTTCCACGGCCTGAAGAAGCTGCAGAACCTCCACTTGCGCTCCAACGGCCTCACCATAGTCCCCATCCGGGCCTTCCTGGAATGCCGCAGCCTAGAGTTTCTGGACCTGGGCTACAACCGTCTCCGGGCCCTCACCAGGACCACCTTCCTGGGGTTACAGAGGCTCATGGAGCTGCATCTAGAGCACAACCAGTTCTCTCGGATCAACTTCTTTCTGTTCCCACGTCTTGCTAACTTGCGGGCGCTCTACCTGCAGTGGAACCGCATCCGAGCAGTCAACCAGGGCCTTCCCTGGACTTGGCACACGCTGCAGAAACTGGATCTGTCTGGCAATGAGATCCAGACGCTGGACCCTGCCGTGTTCCATTGCCTGCCTAACCTCCAGACCCTCAACCTGGAGTCCAACAAGCTGTCCAACGTGTCCCAGGAGGCAGTGTCTGCATGGATCTCCCTGAACTCTATCAACCTTGCAGGTAAcgtgtgggactgtgggacaGGCATCTGCCCCCTGGTGGCCTGGCTGAGGAACTTTCGTGGCACTAAAGACACGACCATGATATGCAGCAGCCCAAAGCAGCTCCAGGGAGAGAAGATTATGGAGGCTACGAGGAACAATGGAATATGTGAGGAAGCTGATTACTTCCAGACAGAAACCCCTTCACCAACCCCGGATTTCATTGAAACGACACCCGACCCAACCCCTGCCCCCACCAGCCCACTTCCACCCCTGCCTCCACCTACCACCCTGgcccctctacccccacctcggCCTCAGTCCCCCCCCCGGCCTACTTTTCCCAGCCGGGTAAGGATTGACCCCAGAGACTCCCCTCCCCgggctcctccctccctcctcagcctGGTGGTGACTCAGCCCCCAGAGCCGGAGCACATGTCCTTCCACAAGGTGGTGGTGGGCAGCGTGGCACTCTTCTTCACCATGTCACTCGTCCTGACCGTCATCTACGTGTTATGGAGGCGCTACCCGAATGCGGCACGGCTCCTGCAGCAGCGCTCCGTGGTGGGCCGCAAGCGGCGGAAAAAGAGCCCGGAGCCTGAGCAAAACCTGAGCTCCCAGCTGCAGGAGTATTACATGAGCTACAATCCGGCCGCCACCCCGGAGGGCTTGGAGGTGCTGGGCAACGGGACTGGCTCCTGCACCTGCACCATCTCTGGCTCCAGGGAATGCGAG TGA
- the LOC115204149 gene encoding leucine-rich repeat transmembrane neuronal protein 4 isoform X1 translates to MGSRLCDGRPAHLILLLLLVLQAMVPLCSGERTCPHSCRCEGKIVHCESAGFLDVPENISVGCQGLSLRYNDLHTLLPYQFAHLNQLLWLYMDHNQISSLDSRVFQGVRRLKELILSSNKISQLHNATFHGVPNLRSLDLSYNKLQVLQPGQFHGLKKLQNLHLRSNGLTIVPIRAFLECRSLEFLDLGYNRLRALTRTTFLGLQRLMELHLEHNQFSRINFFLFPRLANLRALYLQWNRIRAVNQGLPWTWHTLQKLDLSGNEIQTLDPAVFHCLPNLQTLNLESNKLSNVSQEAVSAWISLNSINLAGNVWDCGTGICPLVAWLRNFRGTKDTTMICSSPKQLQGEKIMEATRNNGICEEADYFQTETPSPTPDFIETTPDPTPAPTSPLPPLPPPTTLAPLPPPRPQSPPRPTFPSRVRIDPRDSPPRAPPSLLSLVVTQPPEPEHMSFHKVVVGSVALFFTMSLVLTVIYVLWRRYPNAARLLQQRSVVGRKRRKKSPEPEQNLSSQLQEYYMSYNPAATPEGLEVLGNGTGSCTCTISGSRECESEYTCPRPLPGAWLGDIPTIH, encoded by the coding sequence GTTCCAGGCTGTGTGATGGACGACCGGCGCACCtcatcctcctcctgctccttgtCCTCCAGGCCATGGTGCCGCTCTGCTCTGGTGAACGCACCTGCCCTCACAGCTGCCGTTGTGAGGGGAAGATAGTCCACTGCGAGTCAGCTGGCTTCTTGGACGTCCCTGAGAACATCTCAGTGGGCTGCCAGGGCCTCTCTCTTCGCTACAACGACCTGCACACGCTGCTCCCCTACCAGTTTGCCCACCTCAACCAGCTCCTCTGGCTCTACATGGACCACAACCAGATCTCTTCTCTAGACAGTCGGGTCTTCCAGGGAGTCCGCAGGCTTAAAGAGCTGATCCTCAGCTCCAACAAGATCTCTCAGCTCCACAACGCCACCTTCCACGGGGTGCCCAACCTCCGCAGCCTGGACCTGTCCTACAACAAGCTGCAGGTGCTTCAGCCGGGGCAGTTCCACGGCCTGAAGAAGCTGCAGAACCTCCACTTGCGCTCCAACGGCCTCACCATAGTCCCCATCCGGGCCTTCCTGGAATGCCGCAGCCTAGAGTTTCTGGACCTGGGCTACAACCGTCTCCGGGCCCTCACCAGGACCACCTTCCTGGGGTTACAGAGGCTCATGGAGCTGCATCTAGAGCACAACCAGTTCTCTCGGATCAACTTCTTTCTGTTCCCACGTCTTGCTAACTTGCGGGCGCTCTACCTGCAGTGGAACCGCATCCGAGCAGTCAACCAGGGCCTTCCCTGGACTTGGCACACGCTGCAGAAACTGGATCTGTCTGGCAATGAGATCCAGACGCTGGACCCTGCCGTGTTCCATTGCCTGCCTAACCTCCAGACCCTCAACCTGGAGTCCAACAAGCTGTCCAACGTGTCCCAGGAGGCAGTGTCTGCATGGATCTCCCTGAACTCTATCAACCTTGCAGGTAAcgtgtgggactgtgggacaGGCATCTGCCCCCTGGTGGCCTGGCTGAGGAACTTTCGTGGCACTAAAGACACGACCATGATATGCAGCAGCCCAAAGCAGCTCCAGGGAGAGAAGATTATGGAGGCTACGAGGAACAATGGAATATGTGAGGAAGCTGATTACTTCCAGACAGAAACCCCTTCACCAACCCCGGATTTCATTGAAACGACACCCGACCCAACCCCTGCCCCCACCAGCCCACTTCCACCCCTGCCTCCACCTACCACCCTGgcccctctacccccacctcggCCTCAGTCCCCCCCCCGGCCTACTTTTCCCAGCCGGGTAAGGATTGACCCCAGAGACTCCCCTCCCCgggctcctccctccctcctcagcctGGTGGTGACTCAGCCCCCAGAGCCGGAGCACATGTCCTTCCACAAGGTGGTGGTGGGCAGCGTGGCACTCTTCTTCACCATGTCACTCGTCCTGACCGTCATCTACGTGTTATGGAGGCGCTACCCGAATGCGGCACGGCTCCTGCAGCAGCGCTCCGTGGTGGGCCGCAAGCGGCGGAAAAAGAGCCCGGAGCCTGAGCAAAACCTGAGCTCCCAGCTGCAGGAGTATTACATGAGCTACAATCCGGCCGCCACCCCGGAGGGCTTGGAGGTGCTGGGCAACGGGACTGGCTCCTGCACCTGCACCATCTCTGGCTCCAGGGAATGCGAG